The proteins below are encoded in one region of Bremerella sp. P1:
- a CDS encoding glycoside hydrolase family 32 protein translates to MNRNRVWLSCCALTVLCFVPGFVVADEKPPLDVLIADFEGESYGDWKAEGDALGTRPAAGALSGQMDVSGFAGKQLVNTFLGGDRSTGTLTSPPIEIKQPYLHFLIGGGGYESETCMNLLVDGEVVRTATGPNRKPGGSEQLARVYWDVQDFVGKRGVLQIVDQRTGGWGHINVDDIYASNRSQGIPAEEFSKGPNLQTFPSYVEVGYDQTYRPQFHFTSLKHWLNDPNGMVFLDGEYHLFFQHNPVANVWGNMTWGHAVSKDMVHWKQLPHAILPYGDGTIFSGTAVVDHNNSLGVQQGDTTTLIAAFTFARQPFYQALAYSTDRGRTFQLWNDGKPVVANQGYDPGERDPKIFWHEPSQKWVMVLWVKRAKPGRVLFFNSDDLKSWTEVSQFDRDWVFECMDMIQLPVDGDASNKKWVLYDASFEYEIGQFDGKEFKTDKVVHRGDYGPNFYAAQTFNDSPDGRSVIIGWMRGENTPFRREGMPFHQQMSFPQTMQLRTTPSGVQLFRWPVKEIESLYDEGIVLENTDIKSAGNELSDFQAELIDFSVAFEANTETELLIDLRGQKIMFKDGAVHYQNRQVPAPAVDGVVKLRVLVDRASLELFTNEGQYVATFNADIEPGNKTVAIKSPGNEAIRSLIVHRLKSAW, encoded by the coding sequence ATGAATCGTAATCGCGTTTGGCTGTCTTGTTGTGCTCTCACGGTATTGTGCTTTGTTCCGGGCTTCGTTGTTGCCGATGAGAAACCGCCACTTGATGTACTGATCGCGGACTTCGAGGGGGAATCGTACGGCGACTGGAAAGCCGAAGGCGATGCGCTGGGTACGCGGCCTGCCGCTGGTGCGCTGAGTGGTCAGATGGATGTCAGCGGCTTCGCTGGCAAGCAACTCGTCAACACGTTTCTTGGTGGTGATCGAAGCACGGGTACGCTGACCTCGCCACCGATTGAGATTAAGCAGCCGTACCTCCACTTTCTCATTGGTGGCGGTGGTTACGAAAGTGAAACGTGCATGAACCTGTTGGTCGACGGGGAGGTCGTTCGCACGGCAACCGGACCTAACCGGAAGCCTGGCGGCAGTGAACAGCTGGCAAGAGTTTACTGGGACGTGCAAGACTTCGTCGGCAAGCGAGGCGTCCTGCAGATCGTCGATCAGCGTACCGGTGGGTGGGGCCATATTAATGTCGACGACATCTATGCCAGCAATCGCAGCCAGGGCATTCCGGCCGAGGAGTTCTCGAAGGGACCGAATCTACAGACGTTTCCGTCGTATGTGGAGGTTGGCTACGATCAGACCTATCGTCCACAGTTCCATTTCACCTCGCTCAAACATTGGCTGAACGATCCCAATGGCATGGTGTTTCTGGATGGTGAGTACCATCTTTTCTTTCAGCACAACCCGGTCGCCAACGTGTGGGGAAACATGACGTGGGGACATGCGGTCAGCAAAGACATGGTCCATTGGAAACAACTGCCGCATGCCATTTTGCCGTATGGCGATGGGACCATCTTTTCAGGAACGGCGGTGGTCGATCACAACAATAGCCTGGGGGTTCAGCAAGGAGATACCACGACACTGATTGCCGCGTTTACCTTTGCTCGGCAACCGTTCTACCAGGCTTTGGCCTATAGCACCGATCGGGGACGTACGTTTCAGCTATGGAACGACGGGAAGCCTGTCGTGGCCAATCAAGGGTATGACCCAGGCGAACGAGATCCCAAGATCTTCTGGCACGAGCCGTCACAGAAGTGGGTCATGGTGTTGTGGGTCAAGCGAGCCAAGCCGGGGCGAGTTTTGTTTTTCAATTCCGATGATCTGAAATCCTGGACGGAAGTCAGCCAGTTTGATCGTGACTGGGTCTTCGAATGCATGGACATGATCCAGTTGCCGGTCGATGGAGATGCAAGCAACAAAAAGTGGGTCTTGTACGATGCAAGCTTCGAGTACGAGATCGGCCAGTTCGACGGTAAAGAGTTTAAGACCGATAAGGTGGTCCATCGTGGCGACTACGGTCCCAATTTCTACGCCGCCCAAACGTTCAACGACAGCCCTGACGGGCGGTCCGTGATCATTGGCTGGATGCGAGGCGAGAATACGCCGTTTCGCCGAGAGGGGATGCCCTTCCATCAACAGATGAGCTTTCCCCAGACCATGCAACTGCGGACGACACCCAGCGGCGTACAACTCTTCCGTTGGCCTGTGAAGGAAATTGAAAGTCTGTATGACGAGGGAATCGTTCTGGAGAACACGGACATCAAGTCTGCAGGGAATGAGCTCAGTGACTTTCAGGCCGAACTGATCGACTTCAGTGTCGCCTTCGAGGCCAACACCGAAACTGAGCTTCTGATCGATCTGCGAGGCCAAAAGATCATGTTTAAGGATGGGGCCGTGCATTACCAGAACCGCCAAGTGCCGGCACCGGCGGTGGATGGTGTCGTCAAGCTGCGCGTACTGGTCGATCGGGCCTCGCTGGAACTGTTCACCAACGAAGGTCAGTACGTGGCGACCTTTAACGCGGACATCGAACCAGGCAACAAGACCGTGGCAATCAAGTCGCCTGGTAACGAGGCGATCCGCTCGCTCATCGTGCATCGCCTGAAGTCGGCCTGGTAG
- a CDS encoding Gfo/Idh/MocA family protein, whose protein sequence is MTLVNRRTFLQSSAAGAGLILTGTAASGAVQGANDRVRIAVAGLNGRGKNHIDGWFGQDNVEIAYLIDPDEKVLARTVKAVQEKANGKFKVKGVRDVREALDDPNLDAISVATPNHWHSLITIWAAQAGKHVYVEKPMSHDVVEGRVAVEAQKKYGVVIQHGTQRRSDAGIAGLHEAIQAGKWGKLKISYGYCCKPRGGIGFDKVSSPPENLDWNLWRGPADLEEYHANYHPYNWHWFWKTGNGDLNNQGTHQLDVARWAIDKDQTHPVRAMAIGGRFEWGDQGETPNTMFAMAEYPNGQYVFFNVRNVNYKGYQHQVENEYYFEDGGRIVRGVYYPKGSDKGEKVKVDRGDVTPGGNWGSFIAAVRANDPNMANGNVHDAHYACVLGHLMNNSYRLGEEVPFNAKAGKFGDNKDAAEHFGRLHDVMSKGVGVKDSEKYTVGPTLTFDPETERHTGDHAEVANALLKDSNRKGFEIPDAAKV, encoded by the coding sequence ATGACATTGGTCAATCGTCGTACATTTCTGCAGTCCTCCGCCGCTGGAGCGGGACTGATTCTTACCGGAACAGCCGCATCCGGTGCCGTTCAAGGAGCCAATGATCGGGTACGAATTGCCGTGGCTGGGCTCAATGGCCGTGGTAAGAATCACATCGATGGCTGGTTCGGCCAAGACAATGTCGAAATCGCTTACCTGATCGATCCCGATGAAAAGGTCCTCGCTCGAACGGTGAAGGCCGTTCAAGAGAAGGCCAACGGCAAGTTCAAGGTGAAAGGTGTTCGCGACGTACGCGAAGCACTCGACGATCCGAACCTTGATGCCATCTCGGTCGCCACGCCCAACCACTGGCACTCGCTGATCACGATTTGGGCGGCCCAGGCCGGTAAGCACGTTTACGTTGAAAAACCGATGAGCCACGACGTTGTGGAAGGGCGTGTCGCCGTCGAAGCCCAGAAGAAGTATGGCGTCGTTATTCAGCACGGTACGCAGCGCCGCAGTGACGCAGGTATCGCTGGCCTGCACGAAGCCATTCAGGCAGGCAAGTGGGGCAAGCTGAAGATTTCCTACGGCTACTGCTGCAAGCCGCGCGGCGGCATTGGTTTCGACAAGGTGTCGTCGCCGCCGGAAAACCTGGACTGGAATCTGTGGCGCGGCCCGGCCGACCTTGAGGAGTACCACGCCAACTATCACCCTTACAACTGGCATTGGTTCTGGAAGACCGGCAACGGCGACCTAAACAATCAGGGCACGCATCAATTGGACGTTGCTCGATGGGCGATCGATAAAGACCAGACGCACCCAGTGCGTGCGATGGCGATCGGCGGCCGGTTCGAGTGGGGTGACCAAGGCGAAACGCCAAATACGATGTTCGCCATGGCCGAGTATCCCAACGGCCAATATGTGTTCTTTAATGTTCGCAACGTGAACTACAAGGGCTACCAACACCAGGTCGAAAATGAGTATTACTTCGAGGACGGTGGCCGTATTGTGCGTGGTGTCTACTATCCCAAGGGAAGTGACAAGGGCGAGAAGGTGAAGGTCGATCGTGGTGACGTCACCCCTGGCGGCAACTGGGGTAGCTTCATCGCGGCCGTTCGTGCGAACGATCCGAACATGGCCAACGGTAACGTACACGATGCCCACTATGCTTGTGTGCTGGGGCACTTGATGAACAACTCGTATCGCCTGGGCGAAGAAGTTCCGTTCAATGCCAAAGCGGGCAAGTTCGGTGACAACAAAGATGCTGCCGAACACTTCGGTCGCCTGCACGACGTCATGTCCAAAGGCGTCGGCGTGAAAGACAGCGAGAAGTACACCGTTGGTCCAACGCTGACCTTCGATCCCGAAACGGAACGCCACACCGGTGACCATGCCGAAGTGGCCAATGCCCTTCTCAAGGACTCGAATCGCAAGGGATTTGAGATCCCCGACGCCGCGAAAGTGTAA
- a CDS encoding DUF1552 domain-containing protein, which produces MANFNSRRWKINRRHVLRGMGASMALPLLQCMDPGQLMAEEKSSAEQGQGKPKRAVFIYVPNGVNTLTWQIQKSGADYELSGPMKSLEEHRQQITPISGLYHPNGIGQAHECDKIWLTSAKISQEGGAFRNTISADQMMAEVTSRHTRFPSLELAVTGGTLGWSRDGIPLPAERRPRAIFDRLFGVEKGGLEVAKRKLNRRGSVLDAILEDANSFRGKIGTEDRNKLDEYLHAVRDVELRTQRSYDWLEVPKPEVAAETKAKLTRDIPNTEAGDLYRTIYDLMVLALRTDMTRVITCMSGSESNGLAIPEIGVAQSRHELSHHNGDPEQLRRLTETDTFLVQQFSYFLNRLKSYQEDNQTLLDRTMVLFGSGMAYGHSHGNANLPMVLAGGASMGLKHGTHVDYNLPTLGQYNMEESQKHYHVCSRPVDSDAHLSNLLLTMMQRMDVKVDQFGDSHRVMTELLG; this is translated from the coding sequence ATGGCCAACTTCAACTCACGACGATGGAAGATCAACCGCCGCCACGTGCTGCGTGGCATGGGTGCCAGTATGGCCTTGCCGCTTCTGCAGTGCATGGATCCTGGTCAGCTGATGGCCGAGGAGAAGTCCTCAGCCGAACAGGGACAAGGCAAACCGAAACGGGCCGTCTTCATCTACGTGCCCAACGGCGTCAACACGCTTACCTGGCAGATTCAGAAGTCAGGCGCTGACTACGAGTTGTCCGGCCCGATGAAGTCGCTCGAAGAGCATCGCCAGCAAATAACTCCGATCAGCGGACTCTATCATCCCAACGGGATCGGTCAGGCTCACGAATGCGACAAGATCTGGCTTACTTCCGCCAAGATCAGCCAAGAAGGTGGTGCCTTCCGCAATACGATCTCAGCCGACCAGATGATGGCGGAAGTCACTTCGCGGCATACGCGTTTTCCTTCGCTCGAACTCGCCGTGACCGGCGGTACGCTGGGCTGGTCGCGGGACGGTATTCCTCTGCCGGCCGAACGTCGCCCGCGAGCCATCTTTGATCGGCTCTTTGGCGTGGAAAAGGGTGGCTTGGAAGTCGCCAAGCGCAAGCTCAATCGCCGCGGCAGTGTGCTCGATGCGATCCTCGAAGACGCGAACAGTTTCCGCGGCAAGATCGGAACTGAAGATCGCAACAAGCTCGACGAGTACCTCCACGCGGTTCGCGATGTCGAGCTTCGCACGCAGCGCAGCTACGACTGGCTGGAAGTGCCCAAGCCGGAGGTCGCCGCCGAGACCAAGGCCAAACTGACCCGCGACATTCCGAACACGGAAGCTGGTGATCTCTACCGAACGATCTACGACCTGATGGTGCTCGCGTTGCGTACTGACATGACGCGAGTGATCACGTGCATGAGCGGGAGCGAAAGCAACGGCCTGGCAATTCCTGAGATTGGCGTCGCCCAATCACGGCACGAGCTTTCGCACCACAATGGCGACCCGGAACAGCTCCGCCGACTTACCGAAACGGATACCTTCCTGGTGCAGCAATTTTCGTACTTCCTGAATCGACTGAAGTCGTACCAGGAAGACAACCAGACCCTTCTCGACCGGACGATGGTCCTCTTTGGCAGCGGCATGGCCTATGGTCACAGCCATGGTAACGCGAACCTGCCAATGGTATTGGCTGGCGGCGCGTCGATGGGCCTGAAGCATGGCACGCACGTCGACTACAACCTGCCGACCCTCGGCCAGTACAACATGGAAGAGTCGCAAAAGCATTACCACGTTTGCTCGCGACCAGTCGACAGCGATGCTCACTTGAGCAACTTGCTCCTGACGATGATGCAGCGAATGGATGTGAAGGTCGACCAGTTCGGCGATAGCCACCGTGTGATGACAGAACTTTTGGGATAA
- a CDS encoding SPFH domain-containing protein produces MLGISYIKAPPSTHVMLFRGGKPVCEGAGLSFFYFSPNATLVQIPLASTDVPFVFNEVTSDFQDATIQGELTLRVNSPGKLASILDFSTDAWGRYRSDDPSKLNDRLIHTTQTLARAFTLRKTLRELLTSSDELVEQVFAQLAESPAVAMLGVEVINLSVLSIKATPEMAKALQAEAREKLLLEADEAIYARRNTAVELERQIKENELNTEIAVQQKQRQVRETKLAADIAIEQERATLVDNAIENQRKESQAKADALKAILEPIKDVDWRTLLAASPGGLNANQMIALAFRDLADNAEKVGNLNISPELLATLLADTATGDDRPRQQRRRNS; encoded by the coding sequence ATGTTGGGGATCAGCTACATCAAGGCCCCTCCGTCGACGCATGTCATGCTCTTTCGTGGCGGAAAGCCGGTGTGTGAAGGGGCCGGGCTTTCGTTCTTTTATTTCTCGCCCAACGCCACGCTGGTCCAGATTCCCCTGGCCAGTACGGACGTACCGTTCGTCTTCAACGAAGTCACGTCCGACTTTCAGGACGCGACCATTCAAGGCGAACTGACTCTGCGGGTAAACAGCCCAGGGAAGTTGGCGTCGATCTTGGACTTCAGTACCGATGCCTGGGGACGGTATCGCTCGGACGATCCTTCCAAACTGAATGACCGACTCATTCACACAACGCAAACGTTGGCCAGGGCGTTTACGCTGCGGAAGACACTGCGTGAACTGCTAACCAGCAGTGATGAATTGGTCGAACAGGTCTTTGCTCAGTTGGCGGAGTCCCCAGCCGTTGCCATGTTAGGTGTCGAGGTGATTAACCTTTCGGTCTTGTCAATCAAGGCAACGCCTGAGATGGCAAAAGCCTTGCAGGCCGAGGCCCGCGAGAAACTGCTGCTGGAAGCTGACGAAGCGATTTACGCACGGCGCAATACGGCCGTGGAGTTGGAACGTCAGATTAAGGAGAACGAGCTGAACACCGAGATCGCCGTTCAGCAGAAGCAGCGTCAAGTTCGGGAGACGAAACTGGCTGCCGATATCGCCATCGAACAGGAACGCGCTACGCTCGTCGATAACGCGATCGAGAATCAGCGGAAGGAATCGCAGGCGAAGGCCGACGCTTTGAAGGCAATCCTCGAGCCGATCAAAGATGTCGACTGGCGAACCCTGCTGGCGGCTTCGCCTGGGGGGCTCAACGCGAATCAGATGATCGCGTTGGCATTTCGAGACTTGGCCGACAACGCCGAGAAGGTTGGTAATTTGAATATCTCACCAGAACTTCTCGCCACCTTACTGGCCGACACGGCGACGGGTGATGATCGGCCCAGGCAGCAGCGACGTCGCAACTCGTAG
- a CDS encoding DUF1592 domain-containing protein, which produces MQKHCVHCHGPESQEGDFRVDTLSEDVGAASAVNRWLEVIEKINNGEMPPEDEPERPTAEQGAVVVEWLAARIEEGRSARMAKRQPVSFHRLTRIEYANTVEDLLGVRYGVADPGGLNEDAEYHGFDRIGSVLSLSASHVEKYYSAAEAILDEAYPDKPIETTIIRKTALDLRGGPSSEQRKELEEQGLADKVRVDMWPGHQLRGGRPGPGGDMVKNGGYFKVRLQVSGMKPPGGRAPHLTFYAEKIDRLLFEQDILAPEDKPTIVEFTCHLPPGTTTFDVTNDVPGPSNLPRSGRSGAIPFFSLKQGRIPWQIKLTDEEGVPLYPFLIVDWIEWEGPIITDEVQAKRARYMPTEEGNVDQLRQCITRFCEDAFRRPVTEAETQRYVAIAAQELEAGAELKDAVKTAMLAVMCSKDFLFLVEGDSEKPTDNLNDFEVANRLSYMLWSTMPDEELLSIAHDGTLQDKAILKQQLDRMLADPRAAKFSVEFPRQWMQMHKLGMFPPDQKLYPEYDPHLERSMKGETSAFFQEVLDQNLSLREFLDSDWTMVNPRLAIHYEMKGVERDGFQRVTLDQEDHRGGLLTQAAILSLTSDGTRHRPVHRGVWVMESIFGKSPPPPPANVDPIEPNPVDSPKATIRMKLEAHKHDPNCAACHRKIDPLGLAFDNFNAIGQWRTEEIVQSGTGANPKVDPSGVLPDGREFAGPKEFRQLLLANVDDFNNTFIKKLATYSLRRTMTIDDRDDLEAIAAQSRADDFRVRDLVETFVLSDLFQKR; this is translated from the coding sequence ATGCAGAAGCATTGCGTCCATTGCCATGGCCCTGAGTCGCAAGAGGGGGATTTCCGCGTTGATACGCTTTCCGAAGATGTCGGCGCCGCCAGTGCGGTCAATCGCTGGTTGGAAGTGATCGAGAAGATCAACAACGGCGAGATGCCTCCGGAAGACGAGCCCGAACGCCCCACTGCTGAACAAGGTGCCGTAGTCGTCGAGTGGTTGGCTGCCCGGATTGAAGAAGGTCGTTCGGCTCGCATGGCCAAACGACAGCCCGTTTCTTTCCATCGCCTGACCCGCATCGAATATGCCAATACGGTCGAAGACCTGTTGGGCGTGCGCTACGGCGTTGCCGACCCAGGCGGGCTGAACGAAGACGCCGAATACCATGGTTTCGATCGCATCGGTTCCGTGCTTTCTCTTTCCGCTTCCCATGTCGAGAAGTATTACTCCGCCGCCGAGGCCATTCTGGACGAAGCCTATCCCGACAAACCAATCGAGACAACGATCATCCGCAAGACGGCTCTCGACCTTCGTGGTGGACCAAGCTCCGAACAGCGGAAGGAGCTCGAAGAGCAAGGCTTGGCGGACAAAGTCCGTGTCGATATGTGGCCTGGTCATCAACTGCGTGGCGGTCGTCCAGGTCCTGGCGGCGACATGGTCAAGAACGGTGGCTACTTCAAAGTCCGCCTCCAAGTCAGCGGAATGAAGCCGCCTGGTGGTCGCGCCCCTCATCTGACCTTCTATGCCGAAAAGATCGACCGCCTGTTGTTCGAGCAAGACATCCTCGCTCCGGAAGACAAACCGACGATCGTCGAGTTCACGTGTCACCTTCCGCCTGGGACCACCACGTTTGATGTGACTAACGATGTTCCCGGCCCCTCGAATCTGCCACGATCCGGTCGTTCCGGTGCGATTCCCTTTTTCAGTCTCAAGCAAGGACGCATTCCTTGGCAGATCAAACTGACCGATGAGGAAGGTGTTCCTCTTTATCCGTTCTTGATTGTCGACTGGATCGAGTGGGAAGGTCCGATCATTACCGATGAGGTCCAAGCGAAGCGGGCCCGGTACATGCCGACCGAAGAAGGCAACGTTGATCAGCTTCGGCAATGTATCACGCGTTTCTGTGAAGATGCTTTTCGACGCCCAGTCACCGAAGCCGAGACCCAGCGTTATGTGGCCATCGCTGCCCAGGAACTTGAAGCAGGGGCCGAGCTGAAAGATGCCGTGAAGACGGCGATGCTGGCCGTGATGTGCTCGAAAGACTTTCTTTTCCTGGTCGAAGGAGACTCTGAGAAGCCTACCGACAACCTAAATGACTTCGAGGTCGCCAATCGTCTGTCGTACATGCTTTGGAGCACGATGCCCGACGAAGAACTTTTGTCGATTGCCCACGATGGTACACTGCAGGACAAGGCGATTCTCAAGCAACAACTGGATCGCATGCTTGCCGATCCACGTGCGGCCAAGTTCAGTGTCGAATTCCCACGTCAGTGGATGCAGATGCACAAACTGGGAATGTTCCCGCCGGATCAAAAGCTTTACCCCGAGTACGATCCTCATCTGGAACGCAGTATGAAGGGCGAGACGTCGGCCTTCTTCCAGGAAGTGCTGGACCAAAACTTAAGCCTCCGCGAATTCCTCGACTCCGACTGGACCATGGTGAACCCACGTCTGGCCATCCACTACGAAATGAAAGGCGTCGAACGAGACGGGTTTCAACGCGTTACGCTCGACCAGGAAGATCACCGCGGCGGCCTACTAACCCAGGCCGCGATCCTTTCTCTGACGTCCGACGGAACGCGCCACCGCCCGGTGCATCGCGGCGTCTGGGTGATGGAGTCGATCTTCGGCAAGTCCCCCCCTCCTCCGCCGGCCAATGTCGACCCGATTGAACCTAACCCGGTCGACTCGCCCAAGGCGACGATCCGTATGAAGCTGGAAGCTCACAAGCACGATCCGAACTGTGCGGCCTGTCACCGCAAGATCGACCCGCTTGGTTTGGCCTTCGACAACTTCAATGCAATCGGCCAGTGGCGAACCGAAGAGATTGTCCAGTCCGGCACGGGCGCGAACCCGAAAGTAGACCCCAGTGGCGTGCTGCCGGATGGCCGCGAGTTTGCCGGACCGAAAGAGTTCCGCCAATTGCTACTGGCCAATGTCGATGATTTCAACAACACGTTTATCAAAAAACTTGCTACTTATTCCCTTCGCCGCACGATGACGATCGATGATCGGGATGATCTCGAAGCCATCGCGGCCCAAAGTCGCGCTGATGATTTCCGCGTGCGTGACTTAGTGGAAACGTTCGTTTTGTCTGACCTTTTTCAGAAACGGTGA